In Populus alba chromosome 1, ASM523922v2, whole genome shotgun sequence, a single window of DNA contains:
- the LOC118039305 gene encoding uncharacterized protein isoform X1 yields the protein MSLTPKRRPKRDLSSSSSHPSTISSKIEPPHNLFPSKQEFPRLIAVLAIASSVALTCKFVANYIDHSPKPFCDTNLDSSDSLSNSCEPCPRNGECNQGKLECARGYRKHRNTCIEDGDVYERAKKLMEGVENHLCESYADFLCYGTGIIWVQEDDILNDLDGHQLLENYSSDNPVYVYTKMKAMETISEVLETRTNPNGKKEFKCPDLLVEHYKPFTCQLRQWISEHALVIVPVCALVVGFAFLVWKIRRRWYLSTRGEELYHQVCDILEERALMSKRVNAECEPWVVASRLRDHLLSPKERKDFVLWKKVEDLVQEDSRVDRYPKLVKGESKVVWEWQVEGSLSSGRMRKKVESSKLKSNDGVKENFDKERHELKLEPKILMF from the exons ATGTCTTTAACACCAAAAAGGCGCCCAAAACGGGATTTATCCAGTAGCTCTTCGCACCCGTCTACTATATCATCTAAAATTGAACCACCCCATAACTTGTTTCCTTCAAAGCAAGAGTTTCCCAGACTCATCGCAGTACTTGCAATTGCATCCTCGGTAGCTCTGACCTGTAAATTCGTTGCTAATTACATCGATCATTCTCCAAAACCCTTCTGCGATACCAATTTAGACTCTTCAGATTCTTTATCCA ATTCATGTGAACCTTGTCCAAGAAACGGAGAATGTAATCAGGGAAAGCTAGAATGTGCTCGTGGCTATAGAAAACACAGAAACACATGCATAGAAGATGGCGATGTTTATGAAAGAGCTAAGAAACTT ATGGAGGGGGTAGAAAATCATCTTTGTGAATCCTATGCTGATTTCCTGTGCTATGGGACTGGGATAATTTGG GTCCAAGAGGATGACATATTGAATGATTTGGATGGACACCAGCTGTTGGAAAACTATAGCTCAGACAATCCAGTGTATGTGTATACCAAGATGAAGGCAATGGAAACCATTAGTGAAGTATTGGAGACAAGGACAAATCCTAATGG GAAGAAAGAGTTTAAGTGTCCAGACCTGTTGGTGGAACATTACAAACCATTTACCTGTCAACTTCGTCAATGGATTTCTGAGCATGCTCTTGTTATCGTGCCAGTTTGTGCATTG GTTGTGGGGTTTGCATTTTTAGTTTGGAAAATTCGACGGAGATGGTATCTATCAACCAGAGGGGAAGAACTTTACCACCAG GTTTGTGACATACTTGAGGAAAGGGCCTTGATGTCAAAGAGAGTAAATGCAGAATGTGAACCTTGGGTGGTGGCCTCCCGATTACGGGATCATCTGCTTTCGCCCAAAGAAAggaaagattttgttttatggAAAAAG GTTGAGGACTTAGTGCAGGAAGATTCAAGAGTAGATCGGTATCCTAAGCTAGTGAAGGGTGAATCAAAAGTGGTGTGGGAATGGCAAG ttgaAGGTTCTTTGAGCTCGGGGAGAATGAGAAAAAAAGTAGAGTCAAGCAAATTAAAGTCCAATGATGgtgtaaaagaaaattttgataaagAACGCCATGAGTTGAAGCTTG AGCCCAAGATACTGATGTTTTGA
- the LOC118039305 gene encoding uncharacterized protein isoform X2 — protein sequence MSLTPKRRPKRDLSSSSSHPSTISSKIEPPHNLFPSKQEFPRLIAVLAIASSVALTCKFVANYIDHSPKPFCDTNLDSSDSLSNSCEPCPRNGECNQGKLECARGYRKHRNTCIEDGDVYERAKKLMEGVENHLCESYADFLCYGTGIIWVQEDDILNDLDGHQLLENYSSDNPVYVYTKMKAMETISEVLETRTNPNGKKEFKCPDLLVEHYKPFTCQLRQWISEHALVIVPVCALVVGFAFLVWKIRRRWYLSTRGEELYHQVCDILEERALMSKRVNAECEPWVVASRLRDHLLSPKERKDFVLWKK from the exons ATGTCTTTAACACCAAAAAGGCGCCCAAAACGGGATTTATCCAGTAGCTCTTCGCACCCGTCTACTATATCATCTAAAATTGAACCACCCCATAACTTGTTTCCTTCAAAGCAAGAGTTTCCCAGACTCATCGCAGTACTTGCAATTGCATCCTCGGTAGCTCTGACCTGTAAATTCGTTGCTAATTACATCGATCATTCTCCAAAACCCTTCTGCGATACCAATTTAGACTCTTCAGATTCTTTATCCA ATTCATGTGAACCTTGTCCAAGAAACGGAGAATGTAATCAGGGAAAGCTAGAATGTGCTCGTGGCTATAGAAAACACAGAAACACATGCATAGAAGATGGCGATGTTTATGAAAGAGCTAAGAAACTT ATGGAGGGGGTAGAAAATCATCTTTGTGAATCCTATGCTGATTTCCTGTGCTATGGGACTGGGATAATTTGG GTCCAAGAGGATGACATATTGAATGATTTGGATGGACACCAGCTGTTGGAAAACTATAGCTCAGACAATCCAGTGTATGTGTATACCAAGATGAAGGCAATGGAAACCATTAGTGAAGTATTGGAGACAAGGACAAATCCTAATGG GAAGAAAGAGTTTAAGTGTCCAGACCTGTTGGTGGAACATTACAAACCATTTACCTGTCAACTTCGTCAATGGATTTCTGAGCATGCTCTTGTTATCGTGCCAGTTTGTGCATTG GTTGTGGGGTTTGCATTTTTAGTTTGGAAAATTCGACGGAGATGGTATCTATCAACCAGAGGGGAAGAACTTTACCACCAG GTTTGTGACATACTTGAGGAAAGGGCCTTGATGTCAAAGAGAGTAAATGCAGAATGTGAACCTTGGGTGGTGGCCTCCCGATTACGGGATCATCTGCTTTCGCCCAAAGAAAggaaagattttgttttatggAAAAAG TAA